The window GCGCAGTGAATGTCAGTTTGCCGGTGGGCCTGCATGTACTCAAGGCTCAAGTGACAGATCAAGCAGGCCAGACAAGCATGACAAGTACCACCGTGCAAGTGAAGCCGGCGATTGCCGCCTGCAGTGCCGTTGGCAATATCCAGCATGAACATATTCAAAGTGTGACAGTGAATGGCCAAGGGCGGGCAGCTGGGAATGACTGGGGGTATTTCGATGGCGTCATTGCACACCCTGCGCTGAATTTGCAACGTGGTCATAACTCGATGGTGCTGACACCGGGTTACTGGACAAGACAACCTACCGCGAGTGAATCATGGCAGGTCTGGATCGATTTCAATCGTGACGGCAGATTCAGTCAGGACGAAATCGTGACCGCCACCCAAGGCACAGGGCCGCTGAAAACAGCGCTGAATATTTTCTCATCCAGACCCGCTGGCAGCTACCGGATGCGGGTCATCATGAATCATGGCGGTGCAGTGCCCGGCTGCAATGGCACCATCTCTGGTGAAGTCGAGGATTATCTGGTCAAACTGAACTGACATTGTGATGGCGGCACGCAAAGGCGGAGAAAAGACTGGCTTTCCTACCCAATCGGCCTATGATCAATCATGGTTGCTGGCCGATGCCTCAAGCCGATCCGGCCGGTCATCCACGTTTCAGGTGATCCGTTTTTCAACATGCCGACATCGCAAGGAGACCACCATGGCAAAAGGCCAACTGCGCGGCAATCGTGAGCCGAAGAAACCCAAGAAACCGAAACAGGCGGTGGTACCTGCCACACCGTTCATTACTCAACCCAAAACAGTAGTGGCCTCAAAAGGCAAACACTGACTGCGATCTTCCATGCAATGCATGAACATCGTTTGATGGTTTGCACAGGCGGCCGACCGGGCCGCCTGTTCGTTTTCCGTTACACTCGCTTCAATTGAATTTGAACCGGGATGCCGACTGTAGTAGCGAGGCCCCCAATTGGTTCAGATGCTTGGAGGAACTGGCCATCTGCCCGATGGCTGCATTGTTTTCCTCAGTGGACTGCGCGATACGTTCAATCTGGCGAGCAATATCCTGACTGGCTACGCTCTGCTCACTCAATGCCGCAGAGATATCGTTCACGGCACTGACCACCTGCCGTGTGCTGTTCAAGATATCCGCAATCACCTGGCCAGCCTCTGCAGACAACGCTACACCGTGATCAACCAGCTCTACGCTTTCCTGCATGCTGGCAACTACCACCGCAACACTATCCAGAATCTGGCGAATCATGCCACCGATCTCTTTGGTGGCGCCGGCAGTCCGTTCAGCCAGACTACGCACTTCATCCGCAACCACGGCGAAACCGCGCCCGTGCTCACCCGCACGGGCAGCTTCGATGGCTGCATTCAGTGCCAGCAGATTGGTTTGGTCCGCCACCGATTTGATGACCGTGACAATACCGGAAACCTGATCAATCAAACGGCTTAATTCCTCCAACTGGCCGGAGGATCGATTGACCGTATCAGCGATCAACCGCATCCGGCCCGCCGCCTGGTCGGTCACATTGGCCCCCTGCGCCGATAACTCGCCAGCTTCAACAGTGACGCGCCGGGTGTCATCTGCGGTATTGTGGATATGACTGATGCTGACAGTCATCTGTTCAACCGCCGCCGCAATTGAGGAAGATGCCTCGCTTTGTACCGTGGCCGATTTCGAGATCTCGACCGAGGAAGTGGCCAGCTCACCCGAGGCCACCGCCAAATCATCCGCACTGTGCTTGATCTGGCCTGCAACCTGTTTCAACTCATCCTGCATATGGTTCAGCGCTGTCAGTAGTTGCCCCGGTTCACTCAAGGCCCCCTTTGGAATGGTATTGGTCAACTCACCCGCCGCAATACGCTGGGCAATGCCGACCGCCAAGCCCAATGGTGTCGTGATGGAACGAATGATCCACCAGGCCAATCCCAGACCCGTCAACAGGCCCAGCACAATACTACCGCTGGACAAATTACGTGCCCAGGCATAATCCTCAGTGGCTGCCTCATATTCTGCCTTGGCTACGGTTGCCTGCAATTCAATCAATTTGGACAGGCTATCGCGTGTGGCATCAAAGTGTTCACGAAATTTGCTTTGTACCATCGACTGTAAGGTGGCAGCCCGGTCACCTGCGTTGGCAGCGGGAATCGTTGCATCCAGCGCCCCCCGAAAGTTTTTGTAATTCTCGGCAAAATTGGCTGCCAATCGTTTTTCTTCTTCTGTTAGATAGGTAGCCATATAAGTCGACCATTCCTTGTCGATACCGGCCACAAATGCTGGCACGCCGCCCATCTCCTGCGCTGCCTTGCCTGGGTCCTCGGCCAACGTTGACATCAACACCCGGCCACGGGCCAGGTGCAGGTTATCAAGAATGGAGGCCAGCTGAACCAAAGGTACCGCCCGATCGGCATAGACCGTCTGCAGACGATCACGAGTCTGCATCATGCCCCTGAGACCAATCACACCCACCAGTATCATCACAACAGACAACAACGCGACCAATACCGCCAAACGGCTTTTTACCGACATGTTATCCAGCATTGTCTGCTCTCCTGGCACGGAATGCGACATGGTCCGGGACTGAGCCGTCAGCCTTGCTCCCTTACCACAACAGCGGGTTGGCGCATGAACCAGCGCCATGTCCCCTATTCAATCTAGCTGGAGTTCGCTGCTTTTTCACGACCATCATTGTGATCGACAACCAACCCGCTGAATTGTTGGGGCGTAGCCGACTTGGCGGCTCAGCGATGGATGCACGCAAACCAACCACGCTTTTAATATTCCAAATTATTATTTATAACATTATTTATTATCGCATTATGATCTATAAGTCTTTGCATCCAACACGATTCACCATGTCGATACATCACCTGCCAACACTCAATCTTGCTGATTTCCAACATGCTGCCACCCGGCCACGCTTTTTGGCCGAACTGCGGGCGGCAGCTCGTGACATCGGGTTCTTTTACTTGACTGGTCATGGTGTCGATGACGACTTGCAGCAACAGGCACTGGCCATCAGCCGCCAGTTCTTTTTGCTACCCACATCGGAAAAGCTGCAGGTACAAATGGCCAATTCACCCCACTTTCGCGGCTATACCCGCATTGGCGGTGAGTTGACGCGTGGACAACAAGACTGGCGCGAACAATTTGATGTGATGCGTGAGTCCATTGCATGGCCGCAGCATGATCCACATGAACCATGGCGCCGATTGCAAGGGCCCAACCAATGGCCAGCAGCCTTACCAGAGATGAAGCGGATCATTCTGTCCTGGCAAGACCAGCTGACCCAGGTCACCCTTACCTTGCTGCGCGCATTTGCGCTGGCACTGGCGCAACCCGAAGGGGCTTTTGAACAGACTGTTCGCGATGGTGCATTTCAGCATCTGAAGCTGATCCGCTACCCGGGGCGCGATCAGGCAGGCAGCAATCAAGGGGTTGGTGCGCACAAGGATTCAGGGTATCTGACATTGGTATTACAAGATGAACAACCCGGCCTGGAAGTGCTGATTGACGAACAGTGGGTACCTGCCACGCCAAAGCCAGGGTCATTTGTGGTGAATATTGGGGAGCTGCTGGAACTGGCTTCCGATGGCTATTTGCGGGCCACACTCCACCGCGTGGTCACACCACCTGCGGGAACAGAACGGCTATCGTGTGCATTTTTCATGGCCGCGCAGCTTGATGCCACGGTACCACTGCTGACCCTGCCCCCCCAGCTTGCAGCCGAAGCCCGTGGCCCGGCCAGCGATCCACATAACGCCTTGTTCTATGAGGTAGGTCGCAATGTACTGAAAGGCCGGCTGCGCTCACATCCGGATGTCGCCAACCGACATTATCACGATCTGGTGGCTGCTTAGCGCCAGCTATGATGCCATATCAACCGACATCACCCGCCACCATCGCTGCGGGTGGTGTCACCTGCCGGGTCATTGCATTTTCTGCAGATTACCGATCCGCACCAGCATTTCAGTGAACATTTGCAGATCTGTACCGAGATCGCTGATTTCCTTGTACTCCCTGGCATTATGAGCGGTGTACTTCTTGCCGGGCATGGCCGGGCCAAAGTTGATTGCGTTGGGCATCTGCTTGGCCGTGGTGCTCCCTGCCGTGGAGACAGGTTTGGCTTCCAGCCCGGTGGTATCGCCAAAGATGTTAAGCAATGTCGCCAGCCAGGGTCCGTTCGGATCACGTGCCATCCAGTTGCCCTGGGAATGGTTGATGTCGAGATTGACCCGGTAGGATTCAGCCCAACGATTCACCCTTGCCGATACCGCCTTACTCAGTGCCACCGGCGTCTGGCCACGCGGCATGCGGACATTGGTGGTGACTTCCAACTTGCCATCCTGCTCACGTAACTGGTTTGGCGACATGGTCAACGGCCCCATGAAATCGTCCGAATACGCCACGCCCATTTTCTCGCCGCGATAACCCAGGCCATATAGATCGTGAATATACTGAATCGCCTTGCTGTAATGGTTGGGCTCCAGCTTGATACCAGACGACAGCAGGAACATGGCCAACCGGGGGACAGGATTTACCCCCTCTTCCGGGCGCGAGCCATGAGCAGAAACACCGGTCATTTTCACTTCCAGGCTGTCGCCCACCGGTTTGAAATCAATTCGGAAAGCCCCACCCTGCGGCGTGTAACGAGCAATGAATGGGTCGCGTGCCGCCGCCAGTTTGCTGGCGATGGCAGACAAATCACCACCTTGCAACAGTGCAGTAGCCGTTTCCGGCACCGTGTTAGCCGACGCAGCGGCAGTCATGGCAATCACCGCCGTCTCTTGGCCGGTGGTCGCTTCGATGGGGAAATAGACCTTCAGATTGCCAGCACCTTTTTCGGCGACGACTGCTGGGTATTTGCTGTCCAGCACAATGTTGTATTCCGGCAACGCGTTTCGCTCACGATAATACTTGATCGCATCACCACCGGTTTCTTCGGTGGTATCAATCATCAGCCGAATGGTGCGTTCCAGCGGCAGGCCGCTTTCCTTCACCACTTTCATCGCATACAGCACGGCCGCCACCGAGCCTTTGTCATCAATCGTACCTCGGCCATACAACTTGTCACCGATACGGGTCATCTTGAACGGGTCCAGCCTGGTGCCATCTTCCAGCACCCATTCATCCGCCACCACCGGCACCACGTCGGCATGGGTCAGGATACCGAATTCTTCCTTACCTTTGCCTGGCAGTCTCACTTCGAACACCCGGTTATCGGCATTACGAAAGGATAGTCCGAAATCCTTGGCCATCGTCTCGACCAACTTGCCAAACTCGATGATCGCGGGATCTTCATGCGGTGGAATTTTGTCGCTGCGTACCGTACGCAAGGCCACCATCTTGTCGATGGTGCGAATGACCAGCTCTTGATTCACCACCCGGTTATACACCCCCAACAGGCGGCCGATATTGATCAGATCATCGCCAGCCAATGCCGCTTTGGCTCGATACCCTTTGACGCTGGCCGCCAGCGCCGGGTCTGCCTTGGCCGCTTCGGTCAGCATAGCCATTAGATTGGTATCGGGTTGGGCTTGCTGTGCACTGATCAGCGCATCCAACTCAGGTTTTTTCAGCGTAGCCGCCGTGGCGGTGTGGCATAGAACAATTGACAGCAGCAGTGACGAGGCGAACAACCGGCAAGGCTTCATCTAGTTGGCTCCGTGAAAATCGGCAGGATGGGAAGTGATCGGAATCAGGCGATCCGACGGCATGGGCAACAGTATCACCAGCCCCGACAGAATTGGTCAACCTCAGGCTCCGTTGACATGCGGGTTGGCGGTCAATCGGGACGACTGCCTGGGGTGGCAGCACACCAGATATTGCAGACAGATCACCAGCGCATCCAAACCCAGCAACCTCCAGGCAAGACGGGTGATGGCGGGCGTCAGTAGGCAGATATG of the Chitinivorax sp. B genome contains:
- a CDS encoding 2-oxoglutarate and iron-dependent oxygenase domain-containing protein translates to MSIHHLPTLNLADFQHAATRPRFLAELRAAARDIGFFYLTGHGVDDDLQQQALAISRQFFLLPTSEKLQVQMANSPHFRGYTRIGGELTRGQQDWREQFDVMRESIAWPQHDPHEPWRRLQGPNQWPAALPEMKRIILSWQDQLTQVTLTLLRAFALALAQPEGAFEQTVRDGAFQHLKLIRYPGRDQAGSNQGVGAHKDSGYLTLVLQDEQPGLEVLIDEQWVPATPKPGSFVVNIGELLELASDGYLRATLHRVVTPPAGTERLSCAFFMAAQLDATVPLLTLPPQLAAEARGPASDPHNALFYEVGRNVLKGRLRSHPDVANRHYHDLVAA
- a CDS encoding methyl-accepting chemotaxis protein; amino-acid sequence: MLDNMSVKSRLAVLVALLSVVMILVGVIGLRGMMQTRDRLQTVYADRAVPLVQLASILDNLHLARGRVLMSTLAEDPGKAAQEMGGVPAFVAGIDKEWSTYMATYLTEEEKRLAANFAENYKNFRGALDATIPAANAGDRAATLQSMVQSKFREHFDATRDSLSKLIELQATVAKAEYEAATEDYAWARNLSSGSIVLGLLTGLGLAWWIIRSITTPLGLAVGIAQRIAAGELTNTIPKGALSEPGQLLTALNHMQDELKQVAGQIKHSADDLAVASGELATSSVEISKSATVQSEASSSIAAAVEQMTVSISHIHNTADDTRRVTVEAGELSAQGANVTDQAAGRMRLIADTVNRSSGQLEELSRLIDQVSGIVTVIKSVADQTNLLALNAAIEAARAGEHGRGFAVVADEVRSLAERTAGATKEIGGMIRQILDSVAVVVASMQESVELVDHGVALSAEAGQVIADILNSTRQVVSAVNDISAALSEQSVASQDIARQIERIAQSTEENNAAIGQMASSSKHLNQLGASLLQSASRFKFN
- a CDS encoding dipeptidase: MKPCRLFASSLLLSIVLCHTATAATLKKPELDALISAQQAQPDTNLMAMLTEAAKADPALAASVKGYRAKAALAGDDLINIGRLLGVYNRVVNQELVIRTIDKMVALRTVRSDKIPPHEDPAIIEFGKLVETMAKDFGLSFRNADNRVFEVRLPGKGKEEFGILTHADVVPVVADEWVLEDGTRLDPFKMTRIGDKLYGRGTIDDKGSVAAVLYAMKVVKESGLPLERTIRLMIDTTEETGGDAIKYYRERNALPEYNIVLDSKYPAVVAEKGAGNLKVYFPIEATTGQETAVIAMTAAASANTVPETATALLQGGDLSAIASKLAAARDPFIARYTPQGGAFRIDFKPVGDSLEVKMTGVSAHGSRPEEGVNPVPRLAMFLLSSGIKLEPNHYSKAIQYIHDLYGLGYRGEKMGVAYSDDFMGPLTMSPNQLREQDGKLEVTTNVRMPRGQTPVALSKAVSARVNRWAESYRVNLDINHSQGNWMARDPNGPWLATLLNIFGDTTGLEAKPVSTAGSTTAKQMPNAINFGPAMPGKKYTAHNAREYKEISDLGTDLQMFTEMLVRIGNLQKMQ